From a region of the Cygnus atratus isolate AKBS03 ecotype Queensland, Australia chromosome 3, CAtr_DNAZoo_HiC_assembly, whole genome shotgun sequence genome:
- the RSPO3 gene encoding R-spondin-3 isoform X5 has translation MLPAAGTAWTPAAAARLLSAAETPLRKGKNKTNEKEKSNSQRVTMQLRLLSWFFITLNFMEYIGSQHASRVRRQGRMHPNVSQGCQGGCATCSDYNGCLSCKPRLFFVLERIGMKQIGVCLSSCPSGYYGTRYPDINKCAKCKADCETCFTRNFCTKCKSGFYLYSGKCLEKCPDGLEANNHTMECASIVHCEASEWSPWSPCTKKGKTCGFKRGNEIRVREIVQHPSARGNPCPATSESRKCIVQRKRCQKEGKGYTS, from the exons ATGCTGCCGGCCGCCGGCACGGCATGGACCCCGGCGGCGGCTGCACGGCTCCTCTCCGCTGCTGAGACCCCCCTGAG gaaaggaaaaaacaaaaccaacgAAAAGGAGAAGTCGAACTCTCAAAGGGTTACTATGCAATTGCGACTGCTTTCTTGGTTTTTTATCACTTTGAACTTTATGGAATACATTGGCAGCCAGCACGCCTCCAGGGTACGGCGACAGGGAAGAA TGCATCCTAACGTGAGCCAGGGTTGCCAAGGAGGGTGTGCTACATGTTCGGACTACAACGGATGCCTGTCATGTAAGCCCAGACTCTTTTTTGTTCTGGAGAGGATCGGCATGAAACAGATTGGAGTATGTCTTTCCTCGTGTCCAAGCGGATACTATGGGACACGGTATCCTGATATTAATAAGTGTGCAA aatgTAAAGCTGACTGTGAAACCTGCTTCACCAGAAACTTCTGCACGAAGTGTAAAAGTGGGTTTTACTTGTACAGTGGAAAGTGCCTTGAAAAGTGCCCTGATGGGCTGGAAGCCAACAACCACACGATGGAGTGCGCTAGTATCG TGCACTGTGAAGCTAGTGAGTGGAGTCCATGGAGCCCTtgcacaaagaaaggaaaaacatgtggtttcaaaagaggaaatgaaataagGGTCAGAGAGATCGTACAACATCCATCAGCAAGGGGCAATCCTTGCCCAGCTACAAGCGAGAGCAGAAAATGTATTGTACAAAGAAAGAGATgtcagaaggaaggaaaag GATATACCTCATGA
- the RSPO3 gene encoding R-spondin-3 isoform X1: MLPAAGTAWTPAAAARLLSAAETPLRKGKNKTNEKEKSNSQRVTMQLRLLSWFFITLNFMEYIGSQHASRVRRQGRMHPNVSQGCQGGCATCSDYNGCLSCKPRLFFVLERIGMKQIGVCLSSCPSGYYGTRYPDINKCAKCKADCETCFTRNFCTKCKSGFYLYSGKCLEKCPDGLEANNHTMECASIVHCEASEWSPWSPCTKKGKTCGFKRGNEIRVREIVQHPSARGNPCPATSESRKCIVQRKRCQKEGKGMPIILAITVLWPLSHPDLFVIALAEQRGLILPSTSGLQSPSVGERPQHCLASKGHSTWFCPVIKNASRTAPPHEPACQPYSPSQDLVDAIQHG, translated from the exons ATGCTGCCGGCCGCCGGCACGGCATGGACCCCGGCGGCGGCTGCACGGCTCCTCTCCGCTGCTGAGACCCCCCTGAG gaaaggaaaaaacaaaaccaacgAAAAGGAGAAGTCGAACTCTCAAAGGGTTACTATGCAATTGCGACTGCTTTCTTGGTTTTTTATCACTTTGAACTTTATGGAATACATTGGCAGCCAGCACGCCTCCAGGGTACGGCGACAGGGAAGAA TGCATCCTAACGTGAGCCAGGGTTGCCAAGGAGGGTGTGCTACATGTTCGGACTACAACGGATGCCTGTCATGTAAGCCCAGACTCTTTTTTGTTCTGGAGAGGATCGGCATGAAACAGATTGGAGTATGTCTTTCCTCGTGTCCAAGCGGATACTATGGGACACGGTATCCTGATATTAATAAGTGTGCAA aatgTAAAGCTGACTGTGAAACCTGCTTCACCAGAAACTTCTGCACGAAGTGTAAAAGTGGGTTTTACTTGTACAGTGGAAAGTGCCTTGAAAAGTGCCCTGATGGGCTGGAAGCCAACAACCACACGATGGAGTGCGCTAGTATCG TGCACTGTGAAGCTAGTGAGTGGAGTCCATGGAGCCCTtgcacaaagaaaggaaaaacatgtggtttcaaaagaggaaatgaaataagGGTCAGAGAGATCGTACAACATCCATCAGCAAGGGGCAATCCTTGCCCAGCTACAAGCGAGAGCAGAAAATGTATTGTACAAAGAAAGAGATgtcagaaggaaggaaaag GTATGCCCATAATTCTTGCAATTACAGTGCTGTGGCCTCTCTCCCACCCTGATCTCTTTGTAATAGCTTTGGCTGAACAACGTGGCCTGATCCTGCCATCTACATCTGGCTTGCAGAGTCCCAGTGTAGGGGAAAGACCACAACATTGCTTGGCATCCAAGGGACACTCCACTTGGTTTTGCCCAGTTATCAAGAATGCCAGCAGAACTGCCCCTCCACATGAGCCAGCGTGTCAGCCTTATTCCCCATCACAGGACCTTGTGGATGCCATCCAACATGGTTAA
- the RSPO3 gene encoding R-spondin-3 isoform X3: MQLRLLSWFFITLNFMEYIGSQHASRVRRQGRMHPNVSQGCQGGCATCSDYNGCLSCKPRLFFVLERIGMKQIGVCLSSCPSGYYGTRYPDINKCAKCKADCETCFTRNFCTKCKSGFYLYSGKCLEKCPDGLEANNHTMECASIVHCEASEWSPWSPCTKKGKTCGFKRGNEIRVREIVQHPSARGNPCPATSESRKCIVQRKRCQKEGKGMPIILAITVLWPLSHPDLFVIALAEQRGLILPSTSGLQSPSVGERPQHCLASKGHSTWFCPVIKNASRTAPPHEPACQPYSPSQDLVDAIQHG, from the exons ATGCAATTGCGACTGCTTTCTTGGTTTTTTATCACTTTGAACTTTATGGAATACATTGGCAGCCAGCACGCCTCCAGGGTACGGCGACAGGGAAGAA TGCATCCTAACGTGAGCCAGGGTTGCCAAGGAGGGTGTGCTACATGTTCGGACTACAACGGATGCCTGTCATGTAAGCCCAGACTCTTTTTTGTTCTGGAGAGGATCGGCATGAAACAGATTGGAGTATGTCTTTCCTCGTGTCCAAGCGGATACTATGGGACACGGTATCCTGATATTAATAAGTGTGCAA aatgTAAAGCTGACTGTGAAACCTGCTTCACCAGAAACTTCTGCACGAAGTGTAAAAGTGGGTTTTACTTGTACAGTGGAAAGTGCCTTGAAAAGTGCCCTGATGGGCTGGAAGCCAACAACCACACGATGGAGTGCGCTAGTATCG TGCACTGTGAAGCTAGTGAGTGGAGTCCATGGAGCCCTtgcacaaagaaaggaaaaacatgtggtttcaaaagaggaaatgaaataagGGTCAGAGAGATCGTACAACATCCATCAGCAAGGGGCAATCCTTGCCCAGCTACAAGCGAGAGCAGAAAATGTATTGTACAAAGAAAGAGATgtcagaaggaaggaaaag GTATGCCCATAATTCTTGCAATTACAGTGCTGTGGCCTCTCTCCCACCCTGATCTCTTTGTAATAGCTTTGGCTGAACAACGTGGCCTGATCCTGCCATCTACATCTGGCTTGCAGAGTCCCAGTGTAGGGGAAAGACCACAACATTGCTTGGCATCCAAGGGACACTCCACTTGGTTTTGCCCAGTTATCAAGAATGCCAGCAGAACTGCCCCTCCACATGAGCCAGCGTGTCAGCCTTATTCCCCATCACAGGACCTTGTGGATGCCATCCAACATGGTTAA
- the RSPO3 gene encoding R-spondin-3 isoform X4, producing MLPAAGTAWTPAAAARLLSAAETPLRKGKNKTNEKEKSNSQRVTMQLRLLSWFFITLNFMEYIGSQHASRVRRQGRMHPNVSQGCQGGCATCSDYNGCLSCKPRLFFVLERIGMKQIGVCLSSCPSGYYGTRYPDINKCAKCKADCETCFTRNFCTKCKSGFYLYSGKCLEKCPDGLEANNHTMECASIVHCEASEWSPWSPCTKKGKTCGFKRGNEIRVREIVQHPSARGNPCPATSESRKCIVQRKRCQKEGKARIRQKAEPSS from the exons ATGCTGCCGGCCGCCGGCACGGCATGGACCCCGGCGGCGGCTGCACGGCTCCTCTCCGCTGCTGAGACCCCCCTGAG gaaaggaaaaaacaaaaccaacgAAAAGGAGAAGTCGAACTCTCAAAGGGTTACTATGCAATTGCGACTGCTTTCTTGGTTTTTTATCACTTTGAACTTTATGGAATACATTGGCAGCCAGCACGCCTCCAGGGTACGGCGACAGGGAAGAA TGCATCCTAACGTGAGCCAGGGTTGCCAAGGAGGGTGTGCTACATGTTCGGACTACAACGGATGCCTGTCATGTAAGCCCAGACTCTTTTTTGTTCTGGAGAGGATCGGCATGAAACAGATTGGAGTATGTCTTTCCTCGTGTCCAAGCGGATACTATGGGACACGGTATCCTGATATTAATAAGTGTGCAA aatgTAAAGCTGACTGTGAAACCTGCTTCACCAGAAACTTCTGCACGAAGTGTAAAAGTGGGTTTTACTTGTACAGTGGAAAGTGCCTTGAAAAGTGCCCTGATGGGCTGGAAGCCAACAACCACACGATGGAGTGCGCTAGTATCG TGCACTGTGAAGCTAGTGAGTGGAGTCCATGGAGCCCTtgcacaaagaaaggaaaaacatgtggtttcaaaagaggaaatgaaataagGGTCAGAGAGATCGTACAACATCCATCAGCAAGGGGCAATCCTTGCCCAGCTACAAGCGAGAGCAGAAAATGTATTGTACAAAGAAAGAGATgtcagaaggaaggaaaag